TTTCTATATCGATATCTTTATTCCCTTGGTCCGGCAAGTCTGGTTGAAATTCAGCCGCGATGCGCAAGGATTCCATTAGTCTTTTATAACCTTTTTCAGCTGCTTGCAAAGCTTCATCCGTGATGTCCAATGGGCTCCTGTAATGTGCCTGCATCATAAAAAATTTAACCACCATCGGGCTGTAAGCCTTGCTGATGTGCTGACTTTCTCCGGTGAATAATTCCGTTGGAGAAATGGTGTTTCCATCGGACTTGGACATTTTCTTGCCGTTGAGCAGGAGCATATTGGTATGCAACCAATACCTGGAAGGAGCATGTCCGCAGGAACCCATATTTTGAGCGATTTCATTTTCGTGGTGTGGAAATTTGAGGTCGTTACCGCCTCCGTGAATGTCAAAGTGCTCGCCAAGGTATTTGGTGCTCATTGCGCTGCACTCCAGATGCCAGCCCGGAAAACCAATGGACCAGGGTGATTCCCATCGCATGATGTGCTCTTCTGTGGCTTTAATCCAGAGTGCAAAGTCTGAAGGGTGGTTTTTTTCATCCTGATTCTTCAGGTTGTCCCGAGACTCCACGATCAACTCTTCTATGACGCGTCCGCTTAATTTACCGTAAGGATGGCCATCTTTCACAAACTGAGGGGTATCAAAATAGACAGATCCATTTTTTACATAAGCATATCCACGGTCCAGAATATCCTGCACCATTTTGATTTGCTCAATGATATGACCGGTAGCCCTTGGCTCAATACTGGGTGACAGGGTATTAAAGATCTGCATCATTTCATGAAAGCCATTCGTGTACTTTTGCGCCACTTCCATTGGCTCTAATTGTTCTAAACGGGCCCCTTTGGCCATTCTATCCTCCCCATCGTCCAGCAGATGCCCCACATCCGTGATATTCCTAACATAGCGAACTTTGTATCCGGCTTTCATCAGATAGCGATAGATGATATCGAAAGAAACAAAGGTTCTGCAATTGCCCAGGTGGACGTCGTTGTAAACCGTTGGGCCGCAGACATACATTCCGATTCTGCCTTCCACAATAGGGGTGAAATCCTCCTTCTCACGGGTGAAACTATTGTAAATGCTTAATTTTCTTGTCATTGTGCAAAGGTAATGCAGCTTCGATGTCCCACCAAACGTTCAAAACTTATTAACAGGGCCGGGAAGAGAATCCGTTGACAAGATTAAATGGGCCTGCGACATTTCCAAAATCATACCAATTTTCAGTTTTGGTATAGTTTTTGTTCAATAAAAACTGATTTTGAATGAAAAATAACTGAAGAAGCCATTGAATGAATGGAACCTTGTGATTTGATCCGGATTATACAATAGACCCTTCAAAGATCTATTTACCAATTTCCAAGGAATACATTCAGGATACGATTCTTCAAGCAATTATTCAAATTGCGTGCCAATCCGAAGTTTACCGAACTACTGTAAGTAAAATTCGCAATCACGCAGCTTGTTTTTGGAATGAATCCTGATACGGATATTAAGAATGAATGAATGGATGAAACCAGTTAAAAGGCGCTCATTTTCGGATGGCGCCTTTTACTATTTTAAAAAATGAGGTCTTTCGATGCCAATATTACTGGACAGCCTTGCCAACGCCCAGATTTATAGAGTGATAAAATTGTAGTAGGAAGTACCGAAAGTGGGACTCGAACCCACACGACTTTAAAGGTCACTGGATTTTGAGTCCAGCGCGTCTACCAGTTCCGCCATTTCGGTATTCGGAAGGGATGGCAAAGATAGAAAGATTCTTAAAACGAAAACAAAAAATGGGGATTTGTCATAAAATAGCGGTCCTCCAGTGATGTATATGGATTTTGATCATTGTTTCTCAGGTAAAAAGATATTTGAATTAAATAAATATTATATCTGGATCAGTTTTTAGAAATAAATTTTAATTTTACATAGTTGTCTGCTTCCACAAATATCTTATTTAGAAATAAAATTCGATGCAGCATCATTTTGTCAAAATTTAAAGTTTTGTATGGTGAAAACATTTCTTAGCCTCTTAATATCATTTACATATATTTTAAAAATTGAATCTCAGAACTTCTGGAAAAAAATGAATGAAACTCCCTATTGCCTAAGTCAAGGAGTAGGTATTGATCATAAAGGTAATGGCTATATTTCGACATTTATGCACGAAGGTGTATACCAGTTTTCTTTTGAAACTCCATCTTTACAGGTAAATAAATTGCCAAAAATTTCTCCATTCGTGTTTAAAACGACCCCACAGACTGTAATTTCCTTGTTTGTTGATCCGTCTGATCAAGTATATGCCATTCGAGAAAGTATTCCTTACATTTATAGAAACGGAATCTTTACCATTGATTCCTTACTTCCACCCAATAACCTTAAACTTCCAGTTGCCTATGAGAATACAAAAATGGATAATGAGGGAGAGCTATTCTTTAGTTTTGGTGACATTTACAAATATAGGGAAAAGTGGAACAAAAGAAATTTAATCAAAGTATTTATTCAAAATCTGGTATTTGATTATTTTCCTTACGACTATAATAATAATTATGCGATCACAAATATATCAGATGACAATAATGGAACCAGAGTTTATCACTACAATTCTGAAGATTTAAAATACAAAAAAATAATTGAAACAAATCAAACAATTTTTCGCAAGACATCTTATATTTCACCATCAGGTCATGTCTATTTACCTTCTACAAAAGGTTTATTACACTATTGGGATGAAGGTGAGAAAATAGAAATTCCAATCTTAGATTCTATTTCTGGTGCTCATATTCCTACTATGGGAGCATTTGGGTGCAAGCAAAATGACTGTGTGCTTGTCAGGAATTCGTCTGGTTTTTATTCCACCAACGATAATGGGGTTTCATGGACAAAACCCAAAAGTATAAATTTAAATTTTCCTGAAGGCGAAATCATTAACCTTGAATTATATGATAGTATCAGAGCCATAGTCACAATAAAGGAGAGTTGCGAATTGGCCCCTAGACCATTTGTGATAACCAAGGAAACTGGCGGTTGGACTCCTTTGGATATTGGCGAAAGTTATATGGAATTGAGAAATTTAATTGAAGATAAAAATGGCCGGCTTTTTGCTTTTATGAATCAATGTCAATGGGCTGTTTCTATAGATAAAGGGAAAAATTGGGATGGCATTCTGTTAAATAAACTTCCCCTACCAAGTCTTATAATAAATGAAGAAAATGAGCTACTAGGATTTGAATATGGAAAGGATAGCATATTGTATAAAAGTAATGATCTGGGTAAGAACTGGATTCCTATCTATACATTCAAAGGTAGATTGTTGTTTGTCCACAATTTAACGCGCAATCGCATGATGGCAATTACAGACATTACTTGGTTTTCACCTAATCCAAGTTATCATTACTATTATAGTGAAGATGGAGGTAAAAACTGGATTTTGCAATATGAAGGTAATAATCCGAGTGTTCCTATTGGAAGAATGGTAATGGATCCAAATGGAAAACTTTTGGCTTGGGACCGTACCGTCCTCTTATCTTCCACAAATAAAGGGAAAGTCTGGCAAATTGATCCTCAATACAGTCGAATGAAAAATTTGGAGTCAATTTATTTTGATGAGGATGGCAAAACCATTGTTTCTGGTTATCTTGATGGGAAATTTGGACTCTACCAAACTTCTGATTTTATTAATTTTGATAATCTTCTCATTCAAATTCCTTCTAACCCATTCTATTTGGAATATCTTGGAGAAGGTAAAATGGCTGCATTTGGTGGGAATAAATCAAATTACCTGTTTTTCTCATTTGATTACGGTCAAAGTTGGACAGATATATTAAATGACCTCCCCATTGATCAAACACTACGGGAAATAGAAATTACTGATTTTTTCATTGATAAACAAAATCATTTGTACTTAACAAATTTTTACGATGGAGTTTATCGGACATTTCATCCACTTACTTCCACGCAGGATATTCAAAAAGATAAGTTGATTTCCATTTATCCCAACCCCGCTTCTGATCAACTCACGGTGTCTTTAAAAGAAGCGTTTTCAAATTTTCCAGTCCGGTTGGTGATACAAAATATGCTTGGACAGACGGTCTTAGAAATGAAATTATTAAGCTCTCATAACAATGTAAATCTAAATCAGCTTCCTGCAGGAATATATGCTGTGGTCATTTATCATCAAGATACTTTAAAGCATAGAGAAATGATGATGAAGAAATAAAACAATTAAAAAAGAGATTGTTGATTCTTGAGGAACTTGCCTTTCAAATGGCTGTCCAATATTTTTTTTCTACCTCCTTTCGATTTTTGCTAAATGATCGAAATAACTTTCGGTTCCTGTGCTTAATCATCGAATTTCATGGACAAGAATAAAAACATTCGTTAGACTGAGAGTCTTATATTCAATGATAATTCTCGAAATAAAAATTGCATTTCAAAATCAAATCTTGAACTTTTAACGACACTTTGATA
This window of the Saprospiraceae bacterium genome carries:
- a CDS encoding cysteine--tRNA ligase codes for the protein MTRKLSIYNSFTREKEDFTPIVEGRIGMYVCGPTVYNDVHLGNCRTFVSFDIIYRYLMKAGYKVRYVRNITDVGHLLDDGEDRMAKGARLEQLEPMEVAQKYTNGFHEMMQIFNTLSPSIEPRATGHIIEQIKMVQDILDRGYAYVKNGSVYFDTPQFVKDGHPYGKLSGRVIEELIVESRDNLKNQDEKNHPSDFALWIKATEEHIMRWESPWSIGFPGWHLECSAMSTKYLGEHFDIHGGGNDLKFPHHENEIAQNMGSCGHAPSRYWLHTNMLLLNGKKMSKSDGNTISPTELFTGESQHISKAYSPMVVKFFMMQAHYRSPLDITDEALQAAEKGYKRLMESLRIAAEFQPDLPDQGNKDIDIEKMMDGVLANMDDDFNVPNALSGIFELTGLINSIKDGHLNPSEIGASCWTKMCAFVQDFVYQVIALKNEQEASDAKTVGGLMNLIIDLRKDLRDQKNWAASDKIRDSLSALGILLKDGKDGTEWMRN
- a CDS encoding T9SS type A sorting domain-containing protein is translated as MNETPYCLSQGVGIDHKGNGYISTFMHEGVYQFSFETPSLQVNKLPKISPFVFKTTPQTVISLFVDPSDQVYAIRESIPYIYRNGIFTIDSLLPPNNLKLPVAYENTKMDNEGELFFSFGDIYKYREKWNKRNLIKVFIQNLVFDYFPYDYNNNYAITNISDDNNGTRVYHYNSEDLKYKKIIETNQTIFRKTSYISPSGHVYLPSTKGLLHYWDEGEKIEIPILDSISGAHIPTMGAFGCKQNDCVLVRNSSGFYSTNDNGVSWTKPKSINLNFPEGEIINLELYDSIRAIVTIKESCELAPRPFVITKETGGWTPLDIGESYMELRNLIEDKNGRLFAFMNQCQWAVSIDKGKNWDGILLNKLPLPSLIINEENELLGFEYGKDSILYKSNDLGKNWIPIYTFKGRLLFVHNLTRNRMMAITDITWFSPNPSYHYYYSEDGGKNWILQYEGNNPSVPIGRMVMDPNGKLLAWDRTVLLSSTNKGKVWQIDPQYSRMKNLESIYFDEDGKTIVSGYLDGKFGLYQTSDFINFDNLLIQIPSNPFYLEYLGEGKMAAFGGNKSNYLFFSFDYGQSWTDILNDLPIDQTLREIEITDFFIDKQNHLYLTNFYDGVYRTFHPLTSTQDIQKDKLISIYPNPASDQLTVSLKEAFSNFPVRLVIQNMLGQTVLEMKLLSSHNNVNLNQLPAGIYAVVIYHQDTLKHREMMMKK